In a single window of the Cuculus canorus isolate bCucCan1 chromosome 25, bCucCan1.pri, whole genome shotgun sequence genome:
- the LOC104054415 gene encoding keratin, type I cytoskeletal 14 isoform X1: MSTTVRQFSSSTSLKGFGGPAGGSSRLSSVRVGGGGGYRAPSVHGGSSSYSVSSRMVSGLGSGYGGSYCSSVGGGLGGGFGGSYGAGFGAGFGGGDGVLLVGEKETMQNLNDRLASYLDKVRALEEANTDLEVKIREWYKKQAPGPERDYSPYYRTIEELRNKVLVATVDNANLLLQIDNARLTADDFRTKFETEQALRMSVEADINGLRRVLDELTLARADLEMQIENLKEELAYLKKNHEEEMNVLRGQVGGEISVEMDAAPGVDLTKILAEMREQYESLAEKNRRDAEQWFFSKTEELNREVAINTEQLQSGKTEITELRRTIQSLEIDLQSQLSTKAALEGTLADTEARYGTQLAQLQVLITSVEEQLAELRCDMERQNQEYRVLLDVKCRLEQEIATYRRLLEGEDAHMTSHYVSQPVKEGPVTTRQIRTIFEEVQDGKVISSREQITQAAL, from the exons ATGAGCACCACTGTCAGGCaattctcctcctccacctccctcaAGGGATTCGGGGGCCCGGCTGGAGGCTCCAGCAGGCTTTCCTCCGTGCgtgttggaggaggaggaggctaCAGGGCTCCCAGTGTCCACGGAGGCTCTAGCAGCTACTCTGTCTCTTCGCGCATGGTCTCGGGGCTCGGAAGTGGCTACGGGGGCAGCTACTGCAGCAGCGTAGGAGGGGGCCTCGGCGGTGGCTTtgggggcagctatggggctggcTTTGGAGCTGGCTTTGGAGGTGGTGATGGTGTCCTCCTGGTTGGGGAAAAGGAGACGATGCAGAACCTCAACGACCGCCTGGCCTCCTACCTGGACAAAGTGCGTGCCCTGGAGGAGGCCAACACCGACCTGGAGGTGAAGATCAGGGAATGGTACAAGAAGCAGGCGCCTGGTCCAGAGCGTGACTACAGCCCCTACTACAGAACTATTGAGGAGCTCAGGAACAAG GTCCTGGTGGCCACAGTTGACAACGCTAACCTCCTCCTGCAGATTGACAATGCCAGGCTGACAGCCGATGACTTCAGGACCAA GTTTGAGACGGAGCAGGCTCTGCGCATGAGCGTGGAGGCCGACATCAACGGCCTGCGCAGAGTCCTGGATGAGCTGACCCTGGCCAGAGCTGACCTGGAGATGCAGATCGAGAACCTGAAGGAGGAGCTGGCTTATCTGAAAAAGAACCATGAGGAG gaaaTGAATGTTCTGCGCGGGCAGGTGGGTGGAGAGATCAGCGTGGAGATGGATGCTGCTCCTGGAGTCGACCTCACCAAGATCCTGGCTGAGATGAGGGAGCAGTACGAGAGCCTGGCCGAAAAGAACCGCAGGGATGCCGAGCAGTGGTTCTTCAGCAAG ACGGAAGAGCTGAACCGGGAGGTGGCCATCAACACGGAGCAGCTTCAGAGCGGCAAGACGGAGATCACAGAGCTACGACGCACCATCCAGAGCCTGGAGATTGACCTCCAATCCCAGCTCAGCACG AAAGCGGCGTTGGAGGGCACTTTGGCCGACACCGAAGCTCGCTACGGCACCCAGCTGGCCCAGCTGCAGGTGCTGATCACCAGCGTGGAGGAGCAGCTGGCCGAGCTGCGGTGCGACATGGAGCGCCAGAACCAAGAGTACAGGGTCCTCCTGGACGTCAAGTGCCGCCTGGAGCAGGAGATCGCCACGTACCGCCGGCTCCTGGAGGGCGAGGATGCCCA caTGACTTCCCACTATGTCTCGCAGCCTGTGAAAGAAG GACCTGTCACTACTCGTCAAATCCGCACAATATTCGAGGAAGTCCAGGACGGGAAGGTGATTTCCTCCCGCGAGCAGATCACCCAGGCTGCCCTCTGA